In one window of Cydia fagiglandana chromosome 1, ilCydFagi1.1, whole genome shotgun sequence DNA:
- the LOC134676073 gene encoding ribonucleoside-diphosphate reductase large subunit, with protein sequence MVGKMNKLYVHKRGGRVEEVHIDKITSRIKKLCYGLNMDFVDPVSITLKVIGGIYSGVTTVELDNLAAETAATMTTDHPDYAVLAARLAISNLHKETRKHFSDVITDLYNIINPHTKKRTPMISDFHYELVMKHKERLDSAIVYDRDFKYNYFGFKTLERSYLLKINNKVAERPQHMLMRVAIGIHGEDIDAAINTYNLLSEKYFTHASPTLFSAATPRPQLSSCFLIAMKDDSIEGIYDTLKQCALISKSAGGIGVHVHCIRAKGTYIAGTNGVSNGLVPMLRVYNNTARYVDQGGNKRPGAFAVYLEPWHADIFEFLDLRKNTGKEEVRARELFYALWIPDLFMKRVEANQNWSLMCPHDSPGLADCWGEEFEALYEKYEQENRFVKQVKAQILWKAIIEAQVETGTPFMLYKDSCNRKSNQKNLGTIKCSNLCTEIVEYTSPDEVAVCNLASIALNMFVNDDKTYNFEKLKDVTKTITQNLNKIIDVNFYPVPEARNSNMRHRPIGIGVQGLADTFVLMRLPYESEAAIKLNQQIFETIYYGALEASCELAEKLGVYETYQGSPASQGILQYDLWNKTPTDLWNWGALKEKIAKHGLRNSLLLAPMPTASTAQILGNNESFEPFTSNIYQRRVLSGEFQVVNHHLLRDLTEADLWDEDMKNLIIHNNGSIQNIETIPKEIRDLYKTVWEISVKTTIQMAADRGAFIDQSQSFNIHVAEPNYGKLTSIHFYSWKMGLKTGMYYLRTKPAANAIQFTVDKAKAKARVTNGNTNGTTNGNADRDEANMAAITCSLQNKDDCLSCGS encoded by the exons GTCTCCATAACCCTGAAAGTTATAGGCGGCATATACTCTGGTGTGACCACTGTGGAGTTGGACAACCTGGCAGCGGAGACTGCAGCCACCATGACCACTGACCACCCTGACTATGCTGTGCTTGCTGCTCGGCTGGCCATCTCTAACCTGCACAAGGAAACCAGGAAACACTTCTCAG ATGTGATAACTGACTTGTACAACATCATCAACCCTCACACCAAGAAACGGACACCGATGATTTCAGACTTTCATTATGAACTTGTAATGAAACATAAGGAGCGCCTGGATTCTGCTATTGTCTATGACAGGGATTTCAAATACAACTATTTTGGCTTTAAAACCCTGGAAAGATCATATCTCTTGAAGATAAACAacaag GTGGCAGAGAGGCCCCAACACATGCTGATGCGAGTCGCGATCGGTATTCACGGTGAGGACATCGACGCCGCCATCAATACTTACAATCTACTCTCCGAGAAATATTTCACCCACGCCAGTCCCACCCTGTTCTCCGCGGCCACCCCTCGCCCACAGCTATCATCCTGCTTCCTCATCGCCATGAAGGATGACAGCATCGAGGGCATCTACGACACGCTCAAGCAATGCGCACTTATATCCAAGTCCGCCGGGGGCATCGGCGTGCACGTGCACTGCATCAGGGCTAAAGGCACGTACATCGCCGGCACCAACGGCGTGTCCAACGGACTAGTGCCCATGTTGAGAGTGTACAACAACACGGCTCGGTACGTGGACCAGggcggcaacaagcggcccggaGCCTTCGCCGTCTACCTCGAGCCCTGGCACGCTGACATATTCGAATTCCTCGACTTGAGGAAAAACACCGGGAAGGAGGAAGTTCGCGCGCGCGAACTGTTCTATGCCTTGTGGATCCCGGACCTCTTCATGAAGAGGGTCGAGGCCAACCAGAACTGGAGCCTTATGTGCCCGCACGACAGCCCAGGGCTCGCCGACTGCTGGGGAGAAGAGTTTGAAGCCCTCTATGAAAAATATGAGCAAGAAAATCGATTTGTGAAACAGGTGAAAGCACAAATTCTATGGAAAGCTATTATTGAGGCGCAGGTAGAAACCGGAACACCTTTCATGCTTTACAAGGATTCTTGCAACAGAAAGAGCAATCAGAAGAATCTGGGAACTATCAAATGCAGCAACCTTTGCACCGAAATCGTTGAGTACACGTCCCCAGATGAGGTTGCAGTCTGTAATTTAGCTTCAATAGCTTTGAACATGTTCGTGAATGATGACAAAACGTACAACTTCGAAAAATTGAAGGATGTGACCAAAACCATTACACAGAATTTGAACAAAATAATTGACGTGAACTTCTACCCGGTCCCAGAGGCTAGAAACTCCAACATGAGGCACCGACCGATCGGAATCGGAGTCCAGGGCTTGGCCGACACTTTTGTTTTGATGAGGCTGCCGTATGAGAGTGAAGCCGCGATTAAACTGAATCAGCAAATATTTGAGACCATTTACTATGGAGCCTTGGAGGCTAGTTGTGAGTTGGCGGAGAAGCTCGGAGTTTACGAGACTTACCAAGGAAGTCCGGCCAGCCAAGGCATACTGCAGTACGACCTGTGGAACAAGACCCCTACTGACCTATGGAACTGGGGTGCTCTCAAAGAGAAGATTGCAAAACACGGCCTTCGCAACTCCCTCCTCCTGGCTCCCATGCCCACAGCTTCAACTGCGCAAATATTAGGGAACAATGAATCTTTTGAGCCGTTCACATCCAATATTTACCAAAGAAGGGTTCTGTCTGGCGAGTTCCAGGTCGTCAACCATCACCTGCTACGAGACTTAACCGAGGCGGATTTGTGGGACGAAGATATGAAGAACCTCATCATCCACAACAACGGTTCCATACAGAACATAGAGACTATTCCCAAAGAAATTAGAGATTTGTATAAGACTGTTTGGGAGATTTCCGTAAAAACGACCATTCAGATGGCTGCAGATAGAGGCGCATTTATAGATCAGAGTCAGTCATTCAATATCCACGTGGCTGAGCCGAACTACGGCAAGCTCACGTCCATACACTTCTACTCTTGGAAAATGGGTCTGAAAACTGGCATGTACTACCTGCGGACCAAGCCGGCCGCGAACGCTATCCAGTTTACTGTTGACAAAGCTAAAGCCAAAGCAAGGGTCACAAACGGAAACACCAACGGCACTACGAATGGCAATGCTGATAGAGACGAAGCCAACATGGCGGCAATCACCTGCTCCTTACAGAACAAAGACGACTGCCTAAGTTGTGGATCTTAA
- the LOC134675863 gene encoding zinc finger protein 287-like encodes MNLCRACLSSDKELFPSDDNFACNYNLLTNINVRYSDGKPQSFCQNCIEAVNCFMEFRNKCISTEQALLGIVEQAMKAESHSIKIEIKCETEDFATDTYFDDELHDSAENVGAEIKKEYNVKEERPTRRCKKQKIKTKKKDSSSTHTETSVQLASNIPTCGLCGKEFKDAATLSKHVEEHEIIHGCKFCQATFEHRAQLFAHRILHTVHSQGCHLCGNRFKTHANLEFHYRKIHFGEKNVQLKCELCVKEFTSPRKLAKHMWSLHSDKEFTCDICSKKYSNKANLKTHVLSHSDVKPHVCDLCGYSSKYASGLAAHNIRRHAPTKCICKICGNAYGNAERLARHSCTDTSQICPVCGKNVRRGLIRHMRTHTSERRFKCERCPATYKCRSALKEHRDKHDNNRTQECEYCHARFYSGSVLIKHRRIHTGEKPYACTKCDMRFTGGYNLKLHMKVHGENLVNKRNKEQDV; translated from the exons ATGAATTTGTGTAGAGCGTGTTTGTCTTCGGACAAGGAATTATTTCCTTCTGATGATAATTTTGCTTGCAATTACAACTTGCTTACTAATATaaat GTCAGATATTCTGATGGTAAGCCACAATCTTTTTGCCAAAATTGCATAGAAGCTGTCAACTGTTTCATGGAGTTTaggaataaatgtatttctactGAACAGGCATTGCTAGGAATAGTGGAGCAG gCAATGAAAGCTGAGTCTCATAGCATAAAAATCGAAATAAAGTGTGAAACTGAAGATTTTGCCACTGATACCTATTTTGATGATGAGCTTCATGACTCTGCCGAGAATGTTGGTGctgagattaaaaaagaat ATAATGTTAAAGAAGAAAGACCTACTAGACGGTGTAAGAAacagaaaataaaaacaaaaaagaaggATAGTTCCAGCACCCACACAGAGACCTCTGTTCAACTGGCCAGCAATATTCCTACGTGCG ggtTATGTGGTAAAGAATTCAAAGATGCAGCCACATTAAGCAAGCATGTAGAAGAGCATGAGATTATCCACGGCTGCAAGTTCTGCCAGGCCACGTTCGAGCATCGCGCTCAGCTGTTCGCGCACCGCATATTGCACACGGTGCATAGCCAGGGCTGCCACCTGTGCGGCAATAGATTCAAGACGCATGCCAATTTGGAGTTTCATTATAGGAAGATACATTTTGGGGAAAAG AATGTTCAGCTGAAGTGTGAGTTGTGTGTAAAAGAGTTTACTTCTCCTAGAAAATTAGCAAAACACATGTGGAGCTTGCATAGTGATAAGGAATTCACCTGTGACATTTGTTCCAAAAA GTATAGTAACAAAGCCAATTTAAAGACCCACGTGTTGAGCCACAGCGACGTCAAGCCGCACGTCTGCGACCTCTGCGGGTACAGCAGCAAATATGCCTCCGGTCTTGCG GCCCACAATATTCGGCGGCACGCGCCCACCAAGTGTATCTGCAAGATATGCGGCAACGCGTATGGCAACGCCGAGAGACTCGCCCGGCATTCCTGCACCGACACCAGCCAGATATGTCCCGTGTGCGGCAAGAACGTGCGGCGCGGG CTAATCCGCCACATGCGGACCCACACCTCAGAGCGCCGCTTCAAGTGCGAGCGCTGCCCCGCCACATACAAGTGCCGCTCGGCCCTCAAGGAACACCGCGACAAGCACGACAACAACCGAACCCAGGAATGCGAGTACTGCCACGCTCGGTTTTATTCCGGCTCCGTGCTTATCAAGCATCGTCGCATACATACCG GTGAAAAACCATACGCCTGCACCAAGTGCGACATGCGGTTCACCGGCGGCTACAACCTGAAGCTGCACATGAAGGTCCACGGTGAGAACCTCGTCAACAAGAGGAATAAAGAACAGGATGTTTAG
- the LOC134675779 gene encoding tyrosine-protein kinase transmembrane receptor Ror produces MKCFFVIIVVCVSLSESVSLNPERADSSTVSKGNATSEQKVWNIKLDIYFSKTLPSLIKKVHGEDMRLRCEATMNFTRVEKTTKNKEGVETSQAEVPPDHILQTLMKNVKMYWLKDTKIISNTTRLKILNRMDKKNGTLGTHLRIKDIDDSDEANYTCVIRQSYEKKQTTTLKVLKDDENDELPKYTSFLPSAEVNNQLEMLIKTTPNLLSEDIRSQHASVTPAPNTTITRKLEPICQEYVGNVCAAHLKGHFVYIPYNTTQLAVEDKLLKALQVTKYSNDISSNCEGFALPSLCYSTFPICRNPIITNENFFREAKEVFTQPNTADRAQNTPWVIFDNSPAGLIPQFNRNLMAQSFDYRYNSTVLKRVCKQDCEILENELCQTEYAIAKRHPHIGQQLTLEECQSLPENDSECLKIGIGDLMVSDDECYWEYGQGYLGKVNTAGNGMACIEWSKQLRIKISDYPELTGLHSYCRNPGGKEHQPWCMVDNEGRLEVQHCDIPKCALKIWIYIVVIFLLLTLSIVSFIICLCYKNKSKNNAAAIRDINLPNADKNIYGNSRLNSPIEMSELLTNQNMANQPHLTRNTRGNGILRIPQYSLSQIKFLEELGEGAFGKVYKGALKKNGETHYVAVKALKENASAKTQADFRREIDLISELTHENIVCIVGVALSEEPLCMLFEFMARGDLHEFLMGRAPPSGKGLPPLRLLSIAYNIASGMQYLASHHYVHRDLAARNCLVSDDFVVKISDFGLSRDIYSSDYYRVQSKSLLPVRWMPPESILYGKFTTESDIWSYGVVLWEIYSYGLQPYYGYSNQEVIAMVRGGELLAAPAACPAPMYALMRDCWRHMPQRRPNFEEIVVRIQGWITTGGCPETAASESGSSECGHRGSVRELQERAPLLPPHCSASNGSLPTGSLKKLSVAGSSSRVDETCSTCSEGPPLVPKKKHSSGSLIDDRGTKDTVVRIQNTQYGNEI; encoded by the exons ATGAAATGCTTTTTTGTGATTATTGTTGTGTGTGTTTCTCTAAGTGAAAGTGTATCCTTAAATCCAGAAAGGGCAGATTCCTCGACTGTTTCTAAGGGTAACGCGACATCGGAGCAGAAAGTATGGAACATAAAACTTGacatatatttttcaaaaacacTTCCGAGCTTGATAAAAAAGGTCCACGGGGAGGACATGCGGCTGCGATGCGAGGCGACTATGAACTTCACCCGCGTGGAGAAAACTACCAAGAACAAGGAAGGCGTGGAGACGTCGCAAGCGGAAGTACCGCCCGACCATATCCTGCAGACGCTCATGAAAAACGTCAAAATGTACTGGCTTAAAGATACTAAAATTATCAGCAACACTACTAGATTAAAAATTCTCAATAGAATGGACAAGAAAAACGGGACTTTAGGTACTCATTTGAGGATCAAAGACATAGATGACAGTGATGAAGCCAACTACACCTGCGTCATCCGGCAGAGCTACGAGAAGAAACAGACAACGACGCTAAAAGTACTAAAAGATGACGAAAACGATGAACTACCAAAGTACACTTCATTCCTACCTAGTGCAGAAGTGAACAATCAACTGGAGATGCTTATTAAAACAACCCCCAATCTGCTGTCCGAGGACATCCGTTCACAGCATGCAAGTGTCACCCCAGCCCCAAACACCACCATCACCAGGAAACTGGAGCCAATCTGTCAAGAGTATGTAGGCAATGTGTGTGCCGCACATCTCAAGGGTCATTTTGTTTACATTCCTTACAACACAACTCAGCTGGCAGTAGAGGACAAGCTATTGAAAGCCCTGCAAGTCACAAAGTACTCTAATGATATAAGTTCCAACTGTGAGGGATTTGCCTTGCCAAGTTTGTGTTATTCAACATTCCCTATTTGCCGCAATCCAATTATTACaaatgaaaacttctttagagAGGCCAAAGAAGTATTTACGCAACCTAATACAGCTGACAGAGCTCAGAATACCCCATGGGTGATCTTTGATAACTCACCTGCAGGGCTCATACCACAGTTCAACAGAAATCTTATGGCACAGTCATTTGATTATCGTTACAATTCCACAGTATTAAAGCGTGTCTGCAAACAGGATTGTGAAATATTAGAGAATGAGTTGTGTCAGACTGAGTATGCTATAGCCAAAAGACATCCCCACATAGGTCAGCAGCTCACCTTAGAAGAATGCCAGAGCTTGCCAGAAAATGACTCGGAATGCCTCAAAATTGGGATTGGTGACCTTATGGTGTCAGATGATGAATGCTATTGGGAATATGGCCAGGGCTATCTAGGAAAGGTGAATACTGCTGGTAATGGTATGGCATGCATAGAATGGTCCAAGCAACTTAGGATTAAGATTTCAGATTATCCAGAACTGACTGGTTTGCACAGTTACTGTCGAAATCCAGGAGGAAAGGAGCACCAGCCCTGGTGTATGGTGGACAACGAGGGAAGACTGGAAGTCCAACACTGCGACATTCccaaatgtgcattaaaaatcTGGATATATATTGTTGTAATATTTCTCTTGTTAACCTTATCAATTGTGAGCTTCATTATTTGcttatgttacaaaaataaaagcaaaaacaaTGCAGCCGCCATAAGAGACATAAATTTGCCAAATGCAGACAAGAATATTTATGGTAATTCTAGATTAAATTCTCCAATAGAGATGAGTGAATTGTTGACAAATCAGAATATGGCCAATCAACCGCACCTAACCAGGAACACGAGAGGTAATGGTATTCTGAGGATACCTCAGTACTCTCTATcacaaattaaatttttagaagAATTAGGAGAGGGGGCATTTGGAAAAGTATACAAAGGAGCTCTCAAGAAGAATGGTGAAACACATTATGTAGCCGTTAAAGCATTGAAGGAAAATGCTTCTGCTAAAACTCAAGCGGACTTCAGAAGAGAAATAGACTTAATTTCAGAACTCACTCATGAGAATATAGTATGCATAGTGGGAGTGGCTCTCAGTGAGGAGCCTCTGTGCATGCTTTTTGAGTTTATGGCTCGAGGGGATCTGCATGAGTTCCTCATGGGACGAGCACCACCTTCAGGCAAGGGCCTGCCCCCCTTGAGGCTCCTTAGTATTGCTTACAACATTGCTTCCGGAATGCAGTACCTGGCATCCCATCATTATGTCCACAGAGACTTGGCAGCAAGAAACTGCTTGGTATCAGACGATTTTGTGGTTAAAATATCTGACTTTGGGTTATCAAGAGATATCTATAGTTCAGATTATTACAGA gTACAATCTAAAAGCTTACTGCCAGTCAGATGGATGCCACCTGAATCCATTCTCTATGGGAAATTCACTACGGAGAGTGATATCTGGTCCTATGGAGTTGTACTATGGGAAATTTACAGTTATGGATTACAACCTTACTACGG GTATAGCAACCAGGAGGTGATAGCAATGGTTCGCGGCGGCGAGCTGCTGGCAGCCCCTGCCGCGTGCCCCGCACCTATGTATGCCCTCATGCGCGACTGCTGGAGGCACATGCCCCAGCGGAGACCCAACTTCGAGGAGATAGTAGTCAG GATACAAGGCTGGATCACAACGGGCGGGTGCCCCGAAACAGCAGCATCCGAGTCCGGCAGCAGCGAATGCGGTCACCGCGGCTCCGTTCGCGAGCTCCAAGAGCGAGCACCCCTCCTCCCGCCCCACTGCTCGGCTTCTAATGGCTCCCTCCCGACAGGGAGCCTAAAAAAGCTAAGTGTAGCCGGCTCTAGCTCTAGAGTCGACGAAACATGTTCCACTTGCAGCGAAGGCCCCCCGCTAGTGCCCAAAAAGAAACACAGCTCGGGATCTCTCATAGATGACCGCGGGACAAAGGATACTGTCGTCAGGATACAGAATACTCAGTACGGTAACGAGATATAA
- the LOC134675954 gene encoding uncharacterized protein LOC134675954, whose protein sequence is MDPLRDPTSLQDCVSNPAKRVTPNVPTPVWDNVESRTALVENDIFSPPPVPSNQPSVISNSSMNVARTPQHRPASVHSDNSASSIQLPTPQPQSRITGDVVLTPTHSSFTPQANPHSSMTALTPMPSGTSQAKNSIKIQNCVSTVSLGCELKLLDIYCRTRFSEYNPARFQGVVMKILEPRATALVFRSGKIVCTGARNEHDSYLAARKFARIIQKLGFPAKFLDFKIQNFIATGDLRFPVRLEALQQAHGQFTSYEPELFPGLVYRMVRPRVVLLIFVNGKIVFTGGKTRNEIHEALDIIYPILRSYRKN, encoded by the exons ATGGACCCTTTAAGAGACCCAACATCCTTACAAGATTGTGTAAGTAATCCTGCAAAACGTGTAACACCAAACGTACCAACACCTGTTTGG GACAATGTCGAAAGCCGGACAGCTTTAGTTGAAAATGACATATTTTCACCACCACCGGTGCCCTCAAATCAACCATCCGTTATATCCAATAGCTCCATGAATGTGGCTCGCACTCCACAACACAGACCTGCAAGTGTCCATAGTGATAATAGTGCGTCATCTATACAATTGCCAACACCCCAGCCTCAGTCACGGATTACTGGAGATGTGGTGCTCACTCCGACTCATAGTTCCTTCACACCTCAAGCCAACCCTCATAGCTCAATGACTGCTTTAACTCCAATGCCAAGTGGCACGAGTCAAgctaaaaacagtataaaaatACA GAATTGTGTATCTACTGTTAGTCTTGGCTGTGAATTGAAGTTATTGGACATATACTGTAGAACAAGGTTCTCAGAATACAACCCTGCGAGATTCCAAGGTGTTGTCATGAAAATATTGGAGCCAAGAGCTACTGCACTAGTGTTCAG GTCTGGTAAAATTGTATGCACAGGAGCAAGAAATGAACATGATTCATACTTAGCAGCTAGAAAATTTGCAAGGATTATTCAAAAGCTTGGATTTCCT GCAAAATTCCTggattttaaaatacaaaatttcatagCAACGGGGGACTTGAGGTTCCCAGTGAGATTAGAAGCTTTACAACAAGCACACGGACAGTTCACGTCATATGAGCCAGAGCTCTTCCCCGGACTTGTCTACCGGATGGTGCGGCCGAGAGTTGTCCTGTTAATATTTGTTAATGGAAAAATTGTGTTCACGG gagGAAAGACGAGGAATGAAATCCATGAAGCCCTGGATATTATTTATCCAATATTAAGAAGTTATAGAAAAAATTAA
- the LOC134675618 gene encoding thyrostimulin beta-5 subunit-like translates to MFREEVSHIVWSRGADKMSSKRSATSVAMVLFCVAVLCVDAARARCRLRKHIHKAMQTDFTGRRCWDDVKIQSCWGYCLSYEISDWRFPYKDSHHQVCGHEERKHASVKLRHCDPGVEPGTDTYHYIEATSCKCQVCSSEDTSCEWLPPDSSLLGGLVLKEEIEEEE, encoded by the exons ATGTTTCGTGAGGAAGTAAGTCACATCGTTTGGAGCCGAGGAGCTGATAAG ATGTCATCAAAGCGTAGTGCGACGTCAGTGGCCATGGTGCTATTCTGCGTGGCAGTACTGTGCGTCGATGCTGCGCGGGCGCGCTGTAGACTACGCAAACACATACACAAGGCCATGCAGACGGACTTTACTGGACGTCGGTGCTGGGACGACGTCAAGATACAGTCCTGCTGGGGATACTGTCTGTCCTACGAG ATTTCTGACTGGCGCTTCCCATACAAGGATTCGCACCACCAAGTCTGCGGCCACGAGGAGCGCAAGCACGCCTCTGTCAAGCTGAGACACTGCGACCCCGGCGTGGAGCCCGGCACCGACACCTACCACTACATCGAGGCCACCAGCTGCAAGTGCCAG GTATGTTCGTCAGAAGACACGAGCTGCGAGTGGCTGCCGCCCGACTCCAGCCTCCTCGGCGGCCTGGTCCTCAAGGAGGAGATAGAGGAGGAGGAATAA